One window of the Perca flavescens isolate YP-PL-M2 chromosome 5, PFLA_1.0, whole genome shotgun sequence genome contains the following:
- the LOC114555871 gene encoding kinetochore-associated protein 1-like isoform X2 yields the protein MLQSFPMDDAVRLLNPILSAETWPLSTSGPRLTFCHRTRALLCLVRLADSATLEAELQIPRNKIQYYLKCYIFVSQLEALNIPYTVQSFLSSPKEGLVKGLWKNHSHEPQAVRLVADLCLEYRVYDPQLWNSLLQKLLGFNFISHLQKVLEAVVAVPALWEISSFSRTWRSMILAPFVSASVPLSPDQQATLYRTFVLLLKCPFLLNLNLI from the exons ATGCTGCAGTCTTTCCCCATGGATGATGCTGTCCGTCTCCTAAACCCTATCCTATCTGCTGAAACCTGG CCGCTCAGCACTTCTGGGCCTCGTCTGACCTTCTGCCATCGAACTCGAGCGCTGCTTTGTCTTGTCCGCCTCGCTGATTCGGCCACTCTGGAGGCTGAGTTGCAGATCCCCAGGAACAAAATTCA ATATTATCTGAAATGCTACATCTTTGTCTCTCAACTGGAGGCATTAAACATCCCTTACACGGTGCAGTCTTTCCTCAGTAGTCCCAAAGAGGGCTTGGTTAAAGGGTTGTGGAAGAACCACAGTCATGAGCCGCAG GCGGTGCGGTTGGTGGCTGACCTGTGCTTGGAGTATCGGGTGTACGACCCTCAGCTGTGGAACAGTCTGCTTCAGAAGCTGCTGGGCTTCAACTTT ATCAGCCACCTCCAGAAGGTGCTAGAGGCAGTAGTGGCTGTCCCTGCTCTGTGGGAG ATTTCCAGTTTCTCCAGGACCTGGAGGAGTATGATACTGGCACCTTTTGTCTCAG CTTCTGTTCCTCTGAGTCCTGATCAACAGGCAACACTCTACAGGACCTTTGTTCTCCTCCTTAA
- the LOC114555871 gene encoding kinetochore-associated protein 1-like isoform X1, whose protein sequence is MKYRKGTNADLPCRRQGKPGADSRLDWTLGIGNHECISNIEDPDLMRVVYMLQSFPMDDAVRLLNPILSAETWPLSTSGPRLTFCHRTRALLCLVRLADSATLEAELQIPRNKIQYYLKCYIFVSQLEALNIPYTVQSFLSSPKEGLVKGLWKNHSHEPQAVRLVADLCLEYRVYDPQLWNSLLQKLLGFNFISHLQKVLEAVVAVPALWEISSFSRTWRSMILAPFVSASVPLSPDQQATLYRTFVLLLKCPFLLNLNLI, encoded by the exons ATGAAGTATAGGAAAGGAACTAACGCAGACCTTCCGTGCCGGCGCCAGGGGAAACCAGGAGCTGACTCCAGGCTAGACTGGACTTTG GGTATTGGTAATCATGAGTGTATCAGCAACATTGAGGACCCAGACTTAATGAG GGTGGTGTACATGCTGCAGTCTTTCCCCATGGATGATGCTGTCCGTCTCCTAAACCCTATCCTATCTGCTGAAACCTGG CCGCTCAGCACTTCTGGGCCTCGTCTGACCTTCTGCCATCGAACTCGAGCGCTGCTTTGTCTTGTCCGCCTCGCTGATTCGGCCACTCTGGAGGCTGAGTTGCAGATCCCCAGGAACAAAATTCA ATATTATCTGAAATGCTACATCTTTGTCTCTCAACTGGAGGCATTAAACATCCCTTACACGGTGCAGTCTTTCCTCAGTAGTCCCAAAGAGGGCTTGGTTAAAGGGTTGTGGAAGAACCACAGTCATGAGCCGCAG GCGGTGCGGTTGGTGGCTGACCTGTGCTTGGAGTATCGGGTGTACGACCCTCAGCTGTGGAACAGTCTGCTTCAGAAGCTGCTGGGCTTCAACTTT ATCAGCCACCTCCAGAAGGTGCTAGAGGCAGTAGTGGCTGTCCCTGCTCTGTGGGAG ATTTCCAGTTTCTCCAGGACCTGGAGGAGTATGATACTGGCACCTTTTGTCTCAG CTTCTGTTCCTCTGAGTCCTGATCAACAGGCAACACTCTACAGGACCTTTGTTCTCCTCCTTAA
- the LOC114556225 gene encoding hydroxycarboxylic acid receptor 2-like, protein MKCNFNGTLLISVLPPLLVTEFVLGVLGNGLALWIFCFHLKPWKSSTVLLFNLAMADFLLIMVLPFRASYYISEIKWKFGDAFCNTCLFMLAMNRSGSTLFLMAIAVDRYMRVVHPHHPINSLSISKAMCGALALWLLTISMSAHVFTLQHNNRTYCESFMIETKAYSILSWHKFTFLFSFYMPLLVILYCTFQIIGHLRRRQLAQHAKIKKALCFITVVAVLFIICFLPSNITQLLIWIKLQQGAGSTLSDPEVCLALEDLTTAFYITISLTYLNSVLDPVVYYFSSPIFKNICRKALHLSQADTAQSAEKKTRETDPSRSASCDHKI, encoded by the coding sequence ATGAAATGCAATTTCAATGGAACTCTGCTGATCAGTGTGCTCCCTCCACTGTTGGTGACAGAATTTGTTTTGGGAGTCCTTGGAAATGGTTTGGCTCTCTGGATCTTCTGCTTCCACCTGAAGCCCTGGAAGAGCAGCACGGTGTTACTCTTTAACCTGGCAATGGCTGACTTCCTTCTCATCATGGTTTTGCCTTTCCGTGCCAGCTACTACATCTCTGAGATCAAGTGGAAGTTTGGAGACGCTTTCTGCAACACCTGCCTCTTCATGTTGGCAATGAACCGCAGTGGAAGTACCCTCTTCTTGATGGCTATCGCTGTGGATAGGTACATGCGTGTGGTGCATCCCCATCATCCCATCAACTCTCTGAGTATCTCCAAAGCCATGTGTGGAGCACTTGCACTATGGTTGCTCACCATCTCAATGTCAGCTCATGTCTTCACTctgcaacacaacaacagaACCTACTGTGAGAGCTTCATGATTGAGACTAAAGCCTACAGTATTCTGAGTTGGCATAAGTTTACGTTCCTCTTTTCCTTCTATATGCCTCTGCTTGTGATTCTCTACTGCACATTCCAAATTATTGGCCACCTGAGAAGGAGACAGTTGGCCCAGCATGCAAAGATTAAGAAGGCTCTGTGCTTCATCACAGTAGTGGCGGTGCTCTTCATCATTTGCTTCCTCCCAAGCAACATCACACAACTGCTGATTTGGATCAAGTTACAACAAGGAGCCGGCAGCACCCTCTCTGATCCTGAAGTCTGCCTTGCTCTGGAAGACCTGACCACCGCGTTTTACATCACCATTAGCCTGACCTATCTCAACAGCGTGCTGGACCCTGTGGTTTACTACTTCTCCAGCCCTATCTTCAAGAACATCTGCAGGAAAGCTCTTCATCTGTCCCAAGCAGACACTGCTCAAAGTGCAGAGAAGAAAACTCGAGAAACAGATCCCAGTCGCTCAGCCAGCTGTGATCACAAAATCTAG